The Streptomyces sp. NBC_00569 genomic sequence CTCCCGCGAACAGGTCCGTCTCGTACGGCGTCTCTGCCTCGCCGCGCGCCAACTCGTAATACTCCACGTCGAAGACGGGCTGGGCGAGCCCGTTCGACAGGGCGAAGACCGGCTCGCCGCCGGGTGCGATCTCCACCTGGGTGGCGTGGGCGCGCATCGCGGCGGTCTTGGCCGCGACGAAGGCCCGGCCGTCGATCTCGGCGGTGACCCGCTCGTCGTCGACGACGCCCGGCACGTCGCCGATCCCGGCCGCGCTCCCGTACGGGGTCGAGCCGAGGACACCGGCCAGCCACCGGAAGCGCTCCTCGGCCACGGACCTGGGCACACGGTTCCAGTAGATCTTCGCGACGGTGTGGACGTCGCCCAGGTCCCGGCGGAACGCGGGCTCGGCCGCGAGTTCGGCGGCGCGCATGGCGACGCGGTGGGCCTGGATGTGGTCGGGGTGGCCGTAGCCGCCGTCCGGGTCGTAGGTGACGAGGACCTGGGGACGGACCTCGCGGATCACCTCGACGAGATACGCGGCGGCCTCGTCCAGGTCGGCGGACCAGAAGGCGCCCGGCCGGTCGTTCTGCCCGGCGCCCATCATCCCGGAGTCGCGGAAGCGTCCGGGGCCGCCGAGGAAGCGGTGGTCGGTGACCCCGAGCTCCTTCATGGCGGCGGTGAGCTCGCCGATGCGGTGCGGACCGAGGATGTCCTCGCGGTCCGGGGCGAGGTGCGCGAGAACGTCCGGGATGACCTCGCCCTCCTCGCCGAGGGTGCAGGTCACCAGGGTGACGTGGGCACCGTCGGCCGCGTACTTGGCCATGGTGGCGCCATTGTTGATCGACTCGTCGTCGGGGTGCGCGTGCACGAGGAGCAGACGCCGGTCGGGCAGTTCCGTCATGCGTCCCAGCCTAGGACTCCCGACGGCGCGACTAGAACTTGATCCCGCCGATCATGCCCGCGACGTTCGTCGTGAGCTCGCTGATGGTGGGGGCGATCGAGGAGCTGGCGAGGTAGAACCCGAGCAGGACGCAGACGATCGCGTGTCCGGCCTTCAGACCTGACTTCCTGATCAGAATGAAGACGATGATCGCGAACAGCACCACTGCCGAAATCGAGAGTGCCACAGCGGTCCACCTCCCTTGATCCGAGTCCAACTGCCGTACGCCACGCGGTAGCCGAGCGTTTCTTACCCACGCAGCGCTATGGATCATAACTATCCGTCCCGACGCATGAGTCGGTGCATGGCAGCAAGGGGGGCGCACGACGGCACGGCCCCATAGGGTCGGGGGATGACCACCGAGCCTCTCTCCTTTCCGCGCCAGCACGCCCGCACCCAGCGCTTCACGCTCGGCGCACCACGGGCGTTCACGGTGGCGCCCGACGGCGAGCGCGTCGCCTTCCTGCGGTCCGGGTCCGGCACCGATCGGGCGAACGCGCTGTGGGTGCTGGACGTGACGTCCGGCGAGGAGCGGATCGCCGCCGATCCGCGGGTCCTGCTCGGCGGCGCCGAGGAGAACCTGTCGGACGAGGAGCGCTCGCGCCGCGAACGCAGCCGCGAGGGCGCCGCGGGCATCGTCTCCTACGCGACGGACGCGGCCGTGGAGCTGGCCGCGTTCGCACTGTCGGGGCGGCTGTTCACCGCGGAGCTGCGCGCGGGCACGACCCGTGAACTGCGCGAGCCCGCACGTCATGGTCCGCTGATCGACCCGCGCCCCTCGCCGGACGGCCGCCATGTCGCGTACGTGTCCGGGGGCGCCCTGCGCGTCGTCGGCGCCGACGGCGAGGGCGACCGGGCCCTCGCCGAGCCGGGCGAGGGCGAGACGTCGACCGTCACGTACGGGCTCGCGGAGTTCATCGCGGCCGAGGAGATGGGCCGCTCGCGGGGCTTCTGGTGGTCGCCCGACTCGGACCGGCTCCTGGTGGCCCGGGCGGACGACGCGGCGGTGCGGCGCTGGTGGATCGCGGATCCGGCGCACCCGGACCGCAAGCCCGCCCGCAACGCGTATCCGGCGGCGGGCACGCCCAACGCGGAGGTGCGGCTCTTCGTCGTCGGCCTGGACGGCTCGCGCACCGAGGTGTCGTGGGACCGGGCGAGGTACCCGTATCTGGCGCGGGTGCACTGGTCGGCCAACGGGGCGCCGCTGATCCTCGTGCAGGCCCGTGACCAGCTCAGTGAGCTGTATCTCGCGGTGAACGTCGAGGACGGTTCGACGCGGATGGTGCACGCCGACGAGGACGGGCAGTGGCTGGAGCTGTTCCAGGGCGTGCCGTCGTGGTCGCCGAGCGGGCAGCTCGTGCGGGTCGCGGACGAGGGCGGGGCGCGGGTCCTCGCGGTCGGTGAACGGCCCCTGACCGGCCCGCAGTTGCATGTGCGGGCGGTCCTGGACGTGGGTGAGAGCGACGTGCTCATCTCGGCGTCGGCGGGCTCGGCGGCGCCGGACCGGGAGACCGGCGAGGTGCATGTGTACCGGGTCAACGAGCTGGGTGTGGAGCGCGTCTCGGACGAGCCGGGCGTGCACTCCGCGGTGCGCGCGGGCGGCGTGACCGTCCTGGCGTCCGCCCGCACCGACGAGCCGGGCACCCGGGTGCGGGTGATGCGGGACGGCAAGCAGATCGCGACGGTCACCTCGCACGCCGAGCGCCCCTCGCTGAGCCCCCGCCTGACGCTCACGGAGGCGGCGGGCATCCCGTGCGCCGTCCTGCTCCCTTCCTCGTACGAGCAGGGGGACGGGCCGCTGCCGGTGCTGCTCGACCCGTACGGCGGCCCGCACGGGCAGCGGGTGCTCGCCGCGCACAATCCGCATCTGACGTCGCAGTGGTTCGCCGACCAGGGCTTCGCGGTGGTCGTCGCGGACGGCCGCGGCACCCCCGGCCACTCCCCCGCCCGGGAGAAGGCGGTCCGCGACGACCTCACGCTCACGCTCGACGACCAGATCACGGCGCTGCACGCGCTGGCCGACGCCTTCCCGTTCGACCTGAACCGGGTGGCGATCCGCGGCTGGTCGTACGGCGGGTATCTGGCGGGGCTCGCGGTCCTGCGCCGCCCGGACGTCTTCCACGCGGGCATCGCGGGCGCCCCGGTCACGGACTGGCGGCTCTACGACACCCACTACACGGAGCGCTACCTGGGCGACCCGAAGGCCTCGCCGCAGGTGTACGCGAAGAACTCGCTGGTCACCGACGACGGTCTGGCCGCGGCGGCGGGGCAGCACCGGCCGCTGATGATCGTGCACGGCCTGGCCGACGACAACGTCGTGGTGGCGCACAGCCTGCGGCTGTCGTCGGCGCTGCTCGCCGCGGGCCGCCCGCACGAGGTGCTGCCGCTGTC encodes the following:
- a CDS encoding S9 family peptidase yields the protein MTTEPLSFPRQHARTQRFTLGAPRAFTVAPDGERVAFLRSGSGTDRANALWVLDVTSGEERIAADPRVLLGGAEENLSDEERSRRERSREGAAGIVSYATDAAVELAAFALSGRLFTAELRAGTTRELREPARHGPLIDPRPSPDGRHVAYVSGGALRVVGADGEGDRALAEPGEGETSTVTYGLAEFIAAEEMGRSRGFWWSPDSDRLLVARADDAAVRRWWIADPAHPDRKPARNAYPAAGTPNAEVRLFVVGLDGSRTEVSWDRARYPYLARVHWSANGAPLILVQARDQLSELYLAVNVEDGSTRMVHADEDGQWLELFQGVPSWSPSGQLVRVADEGGARVLAVGERPLTGPQLHVRAVLDVGESDVLISASAGSAAPDRETGEVHVYRVNELGVERVSDEPGVHSAVRAGGVTVLASARTDEPGTRVRVMRDGKQIATVTSHAERPSLSPRLTLTEAAGIPCAVLLPSSYEQGDGPLPVLLDPYGGPHGQRVLAAHNPHLTSQWFADQGFAVVVADGRGTPGHSPAREKAVRDDLTLTLDDQITALHALADAFPFDLNRVAIRGWSYGGYLAGLAVLRRPDVFHAGIAGAPVTDWRLYDTHYTERYLGDPKASPQVYAKNSLVTDDGLAAAAGQHRPLMIVHGLADDNVVVAHSLRLSSALLAAGRPHEVLPLSGVTHMTPQEQVAENLLLLQVDFLKRSLGLV
- the mshB gene encoding N-acetyl-1-D-myo-inositol-2-amino-2-deoxy-alpha-D-glucopyranoside deacetylase gives rise to the protein MTELPDRRLLLVHAHPDDESINNGATMAKYAADGAHVTLVTCTLGEEGEVIPDVLAHLAPDREDILGPHRIGELTAAMKELGVTDHRFLGGPGRFRDSGMMGAGQNDRPGAFWSADLDEAAAYLVEVIREVRPQVLVTYDPDGGYGHPDHIQAHRVAMRAAELAAEPAFRRDLGDVHTVAKIYWNRVPRSVAEERFRWLAGVLGSTPYGSAAGIGDVPGVVDDERVTAEIDGRAFVAAKTAAMRAHATQVEIAPGGEPVFALSNGLAQPVFDVEYYELARGEAETPYETDLFAGVVA